A single Silvibacterium dinghuense DNA region contains:
- the cobA gene encoding uroporphyrinogen-III C-methyltransferase, whose translation MKTGAVYLIGAGPGDPDLLTVKAARLLASAEIVLHDDLVPEAILSLAGPRALRVSVGKRCGTKKITQAEINQLIVEKARQGLTVVRLKSGDPLVFGRAAEEMDALRTAGIAFEIVPGITAAFAAASALQCSLTDRRAASGIVFRSGHHAPDATADHICDPAAATRIVYMPGRDFTAIASEWRAEGLPPEFPCIAISHAARPDQQITVTTLAALATTEPGPAPVLLLAGWVFETIRSDAPGLQPLVRSALAELEVAHQTGLLPVESPAK comes from the coding sequence ATGAAGACCGGCGCCGTCTACCTCATCGGTGCGGGCCCGGGCGATCCCGATCTCCTGACTGTGAAAGCTGCGCGCCTGCTTGCTTCGGCGGAGATCGTTCTTCACGACGACCTTGTGCCGGAAGCGATTCTGTCGCTCGCCGGGCCACGCGCGCTTCGCGTGAGCGTGGGCAAACGCTGCGGCACCAAGAAGATCACGCAGGCCGAGATCAACCAGCTCATCGTAGAGAAAGCGCGGCAGGGCCTCACCGTTGTACGCCTCAAGAGCGGCGATCCGCTGGTCTTCGGCCGCGCCGCCGAAGAGATGGACGCACTTCGCACCGCAGGCATTGCTTTCGAGATCGTGCCCGGCATCACCGCTGCGTTTGCCGCGGCCTCTGCGCTCCAGTGCTCGCTTACCGATCGCCGAGCAGCTTCGGGGATTGTCTTCCGCTCCGGTCATCATGCTCCGGACGCCACGGCGGACCACATCTGCGACCCAGCCGCAGCCACACGCATCGTCTACATGCCAGGCCGCGACTTCACGGCCATCGCCAGCGAGTGGCGCGCGGAAGGCCTGCCGCCGGAGTTTCCCTGCATAGCCATCTCCCACGCCGCACGGCCCGATCAGCAGATCACCGTCACCACGCTCGCTGCACTGGCCACGACCGAACCCGGCCCGGCCCCCGTACTCCTGCTGGCAGGGTGGGTCTTCGAGACGATCCGCAGCGATGCACCCGGATTGCAACCACTCGTGCGGAGCGCCCTGGCCGAACTCGAAGTGGCACACCAGACCGGCTTATTGCCAGTCGAAAGCCCCGCGAAATAG
- a CDS encoding precorrin-2 dehydrogenase/sirohydrochlorin ferrochelatase family protein yields the protein MSLLPVFLKLDRRPCLIIGAGSVALQKIPALLNAEAEVRVIAPRVHPEIAALAAAGRITLQERGYRPDDLDGLFLVIAATNDSAVNTAIYEEALRRNLLCNAVDDPPNCDFYFGSIVTRGDLQIAISTAGESPAFAQKLRKEIDAQLPEDLGPWLHTIGEQRGEILEAYEPGEDRKLLLHQLAQRPTCEAAACPAQKLALRARHAGASR from the coding sequence ATGAGCCTGCTGCCAGTTTTTCTTAAGCTCGACCGCCGCCCGTGCCTGATCATTGGCGCGGGCTCGGTCGCGCTGCAGAAGATTCCGGCCCTGCTCAATGCCGAAGCGGAAGTCCGCGTCATCGCGCCGCGTGTCCATCCGGAGATTGCCGCGCTGGCTGCTGCCGGCCGCATCACGCTCCAAGAACGCGGCTATCGTCCTGACGACCTTGATGGCCTCTTTCTTGTCATCGCGGCCACCAACGATTCCGCTGTCAACACCGCGATTTACGAAGAGGCGCTGCGCCGCAACCTGCTCTGCAACGCGGTGGACGACCCGCCGAACTGCGACTTTTATTTCGGCTCGATCGTGACGCGCGGCGATCTCCAGATCGCCATCTCGACCGCGGGCGAGAGCCCGGCCTTTGCGCAAAAGCTGCGCAAGGAAATCGATGCGCAGCTTCCGGAAGATCTTGGTCCATGGCTGCACACTATCGGCGAGCAGCGGGGTGAAATCCTCGAAGCGTATGAACCCGGCGAGGATCGCAAGCTGCTGCTGCACCAGCTTGCGCAACGCCCCACCTGCGAAGCAGCCGCCTGCCCCGCGCAGAAGCTCGCGCTGCGTGCCAGGCATGCCGGAGCCTCGCGATGA
- a CDS encoding AMP-binding protein translates to MMRTHLASLVEDWRRHGNATAIVTYTGNRRVATSYAGLALLADRFSAELRRRGVSAGERVVLWGANGAEWMGAFFGCLLRGVIAVPLDTAGAVDFARRVMAETAPRLIVGDATLLAQLDGERLAFESFSEELPQVSTPEQPDPSLNPDTPLQILFTSGTTAEPKGVVHTHRNIAASVAPIEREIGKYLKYEKWVHPLRFLHTLPLSHVFGQFMALWIPPLLAAEVHFESRLQAGRLMETARRERISVLAAVPRVLELLREALLAEWPELERELSAAQGEKVWKRWWRFRRIHRKLGYKFWAFVCGGASLPSDLEQFWNTLGFALVQGYGMTETAALISLNHPFKVGKGTMGKVLPGRDVEIGEDGEVRVRGDMVSTSTWRNGRLEQAESPWLATGDLAQRDEAGQLRFLGRKNQMIVTASGLNLHPEDVERALDAQAGVQASVVVAQNTSRGPEPVAVLLLRGTREDAERAVSAANAGLAEFQRVRRWRLWPELDFPRTATGKIRRGKVAEWVNNTAKEENATETVTNSDALLAVIAGITGIRPARQDESARLADDLGLDSLGRVQLQAELEQRFGLGLGEQELEQVGTLGELRRLLGVGAGSAVVHEEASSTATAFTPAPAVPQGERDIYPHWPWSAPARWGRTFFMELVLRPLVWLLAAPVVRREGAVDTSQSLLLIANHVSTYDMPLILYALPGRMRRRVAAAMAANMLEDWRKSRNQGSWFLNVLGPLTYLTVTAVFNVFPLPRSAGFRRSFAHAGEALDRGFHVLVFPEGHRSDGTLQRFRPGIGLLVEESKTAVLPIALAGLGAMKTGRERWFRSGKLRVMVGEPMRFEAGLTAEEITERLHAEIERLLKKP, encoded by the coding sequence ATGATGCGGACGCACCTCGCCTCTCTGGTGGAAGACTGGCGTCGCCACGGAAATGCCACTGCCATCGTTACCTATACGGGCAATCGCCGCGTAGCTACAAGCTACGCGGGCCTGGCCCTGCTGGCCGACCGCTTCTCGGCGGAGCTGCGTCGTCGTGGCGTAAGCGCGGGCGAGCGCGTGGTGCTATGGGGGGCAAACGGTGCCGAGTGGATGGGCGCATTCTTCGGTTGCCTGCTGCGTGGGGTGATTGCGGTGCCGCTGGATACCGCGGGCGCCGTCGACTTTGCCCGCAGGGTCATGGCCGAGACCGCGCCCAGGCTCATCGTCGGAGATGCAACGCTGCTGGCGCAGCTGGACGGCGAGCGGCTGGCATTCGAGTCCTTCTCGGAAGAATTACCGCAGGTGAGCACACCGGAGCAGCCCGATCCCTCGCTGAATCCGGACACGCCGCTGCAGATTCTCTTCACTTCCGGCACGACAGCGGAGCCGAAAGGCGTGGTGCATACGCATCGCAATATCGCGGCCAGCGTCGCGCCGATCGAACGCGAGATCGGCAAGTATCTCAAATACGAGAAGTGGGTCCATCCGCTGCGCTTTCTGCACACGCTGCCACTGAGCCATGTTTTCGGGCAGTTCATGGCGCTGTGGATTCCGCCGCTGCTCGCAGCCGAAGTGCATTTCGAGTCGCGCCTGCAGGCCGGACGGCTGATGGAGACCGCGCGCCGCGAGCGTATTTCCGTGCTGGCCGCGGTGCCGCGCGTGTTGGAACTGCTGCGCGAGGCGTTGTTGGCGGAGTGGCCCGAGCTCGAGCGTGAGCTGTCCGCTGCGCAGGGCGAAAAGGTGTGGAAGCGCTGGTGGCGCTTCCGCAGAATTCATCGCAAACTCGGTTACAAATTCTGGGCCTTCGTCTGCGGCGGCGCATCGCTCCCCTCCGATCTTGAGCAGTTCTGGAACACGCTGGGCTTTGCGCTGGTGCAGGGTTACGGCATGACGGAGACCGCCGCGCTCATCTCGCTCAATCACCCCTTTAAGGTCGGCAAGGGCACGATGGGCAAGGTGCTGCCCGGCCGCGATGTGGAGATCGGCGAGGACGGCGAGGTGCGCGTGCGCGGCGATATGGTCTCGACCTCGACTTGGCGCAACGGGCGGCTGGAGCAGGCGGAATCCCCCTGGCTTGCGACCGGCGATCTGGCGCAGCGTGATGAGGCCGGGCAGTTACGCTTCCTCGGGCGTAAGAATCAGATGATCGTGACCGCATCCGGATTGAACCTGCATCCGGAGGATGTGGAGCGGGCGCTCGACGCGCAGGCTGGCGTGCAGGCCTCGGTGGTGGTGGCGCAGAACACGTCGCGTGGACCGGAGCCGGTGGCCGTGCTGCTGCTGCGCGGCACGCGTGAGGATGCGGAGCGCGCAGTTTCGGCCGCAAATGCAGGGCTCGCCGAGTTTCAGAGAGTGCGTCGCTGGCGGTTATGGCCGGAGCTGGATTTTCCGCGCACGGCGACCGGAAAGATTCGCCGTGGCAAGGTCGCGGAGTGGGTGAACAACACCGCGAAGGAAGAAAATGCCACGGAAACTGTGACAAATTCCGACGCGCTGCTTGCTGTCATCGCCGGCATAACCGGGATCAGGCCCGCTCGGCAGGATGAAAGCGCGCGGCTTGCGGACGATCTCGGTCTCGACAGTCTCGGCCGCGTGCAGCTGCAGGCAGAGCTGGAGCAGCGCTTTGGCCTTGGATTAGGAGAGCAGGAGCTCGAGCAGGTGGGGACGCTCGGTGAACTGCGTCGGTTACTGGGTGTAGGAGCGGGCAGCGCAGTGGTACATGAGGAGGCCTCGAGTACCGCAACGGCTTTTACTCCGGCTCCGGCTGTGCCACAGGGCGAGCGGGATATCTATCCGCACTGGCCATGGTCGGCTCCGGCGCGATGGGGACGTACGTTTTTTATGGAGCTGGTGCTTCGGCCGCTGGTGTGGCTGCTGGCTGCTCCCGTGGTGCGCAGGGAAGGCGCTGTCGATACGTCACAGTCACTGTTACTGATTGCGAACCACGTAAGCACGTATGACATGCCGCTGATTCTCTACGCCCTGCCGGGGCGCATGCGCCGGCGCGTAGCAGCGGCGATGGCCGCAAACATGCTGGAAGACTGGCGGAAGAGCCGCAATCAGGGAAGCTGGTTTCTGAATGTGCTCGGACCGCTGACTTACCTTACGGTGACCGCCGTCTTCAATGTCTTCCCGCTGCCGCGCAGCGCGGGCTTTCGCCGCAGCTTTGCGCACGCCGGCGAAGCGCTCGATCGCGGCTTCCACGTGCTGGTCTTTCCGGAGGGGCATCGTTCGGACGGCACCCTGCAGCGTTTCCGGCCGGGGATTGGGCTGCTGGTGGAGGAATCGAAAACTGCGGTGCTGCCGATAGCGCTGGCTGGCCTGGGCGCAATGAAGACGGGCCGCGAACGCTGGTTCCGCTCCGGCAAACTGCGCGTGATGGTGGGTGAGCCCATGCGCTTTGAAGCTGGGTTGACTGCTGAAGAGATCACAGAGCGACTGCACGCAGAGATAGAACGGCTGCTGAAAAAGCCGTGA
- a CDS encoding bestrophin family protein: MKRQKKQHWFLMLFEWRGSVLRQILPRLGLMFLLSSAAVYSGGRIGRFHIPLNVAPFTLTGVAISIFLGFRNSASYDRFWEGRKLWGSLLNSLRALARQGRTLTGLPADDERLQQWTALLASCPHALEHQLRKTDAMSELQRLLPAAVCARVRAAHFRPMELTALMAEWVVERQREGRFGEIVLTAFDRNLDELANIIGGCERLANTPIPYGYSVIIHRTVYIYCLLLPFGLLDSVGLLTPVIATFVAYTFIALETLASELEDPFGTAFNDLPLEQLSENIEQAVSEMTGTR, encoded by the coding sequence ATGAAACGGCAAAAGAAACAGCACTGGTTCCTGATGCTTTTTGAGTGGCGGGGTTCGGTGCTCAGGCAGATCCTGCCGCGGCTGGGGCTGATGTTTCTGCTCTCGAGCGCGGCCGTGTATTCCGGTGGTCGCATCGGGCGCTTCCATATTCCGCTCAATGTCGCGCCGTTCACGCTGACCGGCGTGGCCATTTCCATCTTCCTCGGGTTTCGGAATAGTGCCAGCTACGATCGCTTTTGGGAGGGCCGCAAGCTGTGGGGTTCGCTGTTAAACAGCCTGCGTGCGCTGGCGCGGCAGGGCCGGACACTCACCGGTCTGCCGGCGGACGATGAGCGCCTGCAGCAATGGACGGCGTTGCTGGCGTCCTGTCCCCATGCGCTCGAGCACCAGCTGCGCAAGACCGATGCCATGAGCGAGCTGCAGCGGTTGCTGCCTGCGGCGGTGTGTGCGCGGGTGCGGGCTGCACATTTTCGGCCCATGGAGCTGACCGCGTTGATGGCCGAGTGGGTCGTCGAGCGCCAGCGGGAAGGGCGTTTCGGAGAAATAGTGCTGACGGCCTTCGATCGCAATCTCGATGAGCTGGCGAACATCATCGGTGGCTGCGAGCGGCTGGCGAACACGCCGATCCCGTACGGATATTCGGTCATCATCCATCGCACGGTCTACATCTACTGCCTGCTGCTGCCTTTCGGCCTGCTGGACTCGGTCGGCCTGCTGACGCCGGTGATCGCGACCTTTGTGGCCTATACCTTTATCGCGCTCGAGACGCTGGCCAGCGAGCTCGAAGACCCCTTCGGTACAGCCTTCAACGACCTGCCGCTGGAACAGCTCAGCGAAAATATCGAACAGGCCGTCTCGGAGATGACAGGCACACGCTAA
- a CDS encoding AraC family transcriptional regulator — translation MDRIEDRISVIRQDRMVPLLPGRPEQSSAHLPWRGLTVEKHLIGAVEIPEHEHTSLCLHLQTSAPVEMEWWSEGRHGLERTGPGSLTLLDAGTRDRLRWGGGSRRLVVSVDPSLVQRAAQELHLPLPAGMASRWNFEDRQLRLLLTEIDREMSSGWGTGALYGDLLGMSLTVALLRKYGAPRATSPQGNRHQVRRVLEFIREHSHDSLRLEQLAEVAGMSVFHFARIFREATGLTPHRYVLEERIRRAGALLERGSRSMAEVAAETGFATPQHFARAFRSVTGLSPSAWRQQRG, via the coding sequence GTGGACCGCATTGAGGACCGGATATCCGTCATCCGTCAGGACCGCATGGTGCCATTGCTTCCCGGCCGGCCGGAGCAGAGCAGCGCGCATCTGCCGTGGCGCGGCCTCACCGTGGAGAAGCACCTCATCGGCGCGGTGGAGATTCCCGAGCACGAACATACTTCGCTGTGCCTTCACCTGCAGACCAGCGCCCCGGTGGAGATGGAGTGGTGGAGCGAAGGCCGGCATGGTCTGGAACGGACAGGCCCCGGATCGCTGACGCTGCTCGACGCCGGCACGCGGGATCGTCTGCGCTGGGGTGGCGGATCGCGGCGGCTGGTGGTCTCTGTCGATCCTTCGCTCGTCCAGCGTGCCGCGCAGGAGCTCCATCTGCCGCTGCCTGCAGGGATGGCCAGCCGGTGGAACTTTGAAGACCGCCAGCTTCGTCTGCTGCTCACCGAGATCGACCGCGAAATGTCCTCAGGCTGGGGAACCGGCGCGCTCTATGGCGATCTGCTGGGCATGTCGCTCACCGTCGCGTTGCTGCGCAAATACGGCGCGCCGCGCGCAACCTCTCCGCAGGGTAACCGGCATCAGGTGCGGCGGGTGCTCGAGTTCATCCGCGAGCACAGCCATGACTCGCTGCGCCTGGAGCAGTTGGCCGAGGTGGCCGGGATGAGCGTCTTTCACTTTGCCCGCATCTTCCGCGAAGCGACCGGTCTTACGCCGCACCGCTATGTGCTTGAGGAGCGCATACGCCGCGCAGGTGCGCTGCTCGAGCGCGGTTCGCGCAGCATGGCCGAAGTGGCCGCGGAGACCGGCTTCGCCACCCCGCAGCACTTCGCGCGCGCCTTCCGCAGTGTCACCGGCCTGAGTCCAAGCGCGTGGCGGCAGCAGCGAGGCTGA
- a CDS encoding CocE/NonD family hydrolase gives MPVLPLSRRVTLALLLSTFPGLPGLSGFAQSGNLDRFAGEYSEKSEPDVVYSVFAAGDHLTIETARSTAMVLTPAGGNDFTTEGSKLRYEFTSADGGKATALHWTRSVRGVPTPTEAARVSDTPEHNHFRPYSRQEVMIPMRDGIKLHAIILRPTDTHEPLPFMMQRTPYGVDGYVPDRINAQFTELAQSGYIFVMEDIRGRYESQGQFVMMRPIAAHHDPHSSDTKNTDESTDTYDTVAWLIKNVPENNGRVGVAGVSYPGFLAAEAGIDPHPAVKAISPQAPMTDVWVGDDFFHNGAFRQTYGYDYVLGMESSKEATFQPLKEDAYDFFLKAGSFAAAGKSNVDDLPTGKAFLAHPGYDDFWQSRAVQPHLDRVTVPTLEVGGWWDQEDMWGPQAEYAALKPHDAQHEVYIALGPWNHGQWTLTTRHLGAVDFGSATGDWFRQHIEAPFFAHYLKDQPGFDAESAISFQTGSNTWKQYPVWPPKQGIVERNLYLGTDHALSFDRPAAAEAFTAYTSDPASPVNYRKRPIEATYSPTGSHWYYWLVENQKPYETRSDVATWKTPVLDHDVTITGDVLADILASTSGTDSDWVVKLIDENPDDASLGNMAGYQLMVVDEIFRGRYRESYEHPQAIPAGKPEEYKFSLHGADHVFKQGHRIVVQVQSSWFPLYDRNPQTFVPNIMKAKPSDYKAAEQHIYASSHIVLPVAE, from the coding sequence ATGCCTGTCCTCCCACTGTCGCGCCGCGTCACCCTGGCACTGCTTCTGTCCACGTTTCCCGGGCTTCCCGGGCTTTCGGGCTTTGCCCAATCCGGCAACCTGGACCGTTTCGCGGGCGAATACAGCGAGAAGTCCGAGCCCGATGTGGTCTATTCCGTGTTTGCCGCGGGGGATCACCTGACCATTGAAACCGCGCGCTCGACCGCCATGGTGCTCACTCCGGCCGGAGGCAATGATTTCACGACCGAAGGCAGCAAGCTGCGCTATGAGTTCACCAGCGCCGACGGCGGCAAGGCGACCGCCCTTCACTGGACACGCAGCGTTCGCGGCGTTCCCACTCCGACCGAGGCAGCTCGCGTCAGCGACACTCCGGAACACAATCACTTCCGTCCGTATAGCCGGCAGGAGGTGATGATCCCCATGCGCGACGGGATCAAGCTACATGCGATCATCCTACGCCCCACAGACACGCATGAGCCACTGCCCTTCATGATGCAGCGCACGCCCTATGGCGTCGACGGCTATGTGCCCGATCGCATCAACGCGCAGTTCACCGAGCTGGCACAGAGCGGCTATATCTTCGTGATGGAGGACATTCGCGGCCGGTACGAGTCGCAGGGCCAGTTCGTGATGATGCGTCCCATCGCGGCACACCATGATCCCCACTCCTCCGATACAAAGAACACGGACGAGAGCACCGACACCTACGACACCGTGGCGTGGCTCATCAAGAATGTTCCCGAGAACAATGGTCGCGTAGGCGTTGCGGGTGTCTCCTATCCCGGGTTTCTTGCTGCCGAGGCAGGTATCGATCCGCACCCCGCGGTGAAGGCCATCTCTCCGCAGGCGCCGATGACGGACGTGTGGGTTGGCGACGACTTCTTTCACAACGGTGCATTTCGTCAGACATACGGTTACGATTACGTGCTCGGTATGGAGTCGAGCAAGGAAGCGACCTTCCAGCCGCTTAAAGAAGATGCCTACGACTTCTTTCTGAAGGCCGGCTCCTTCGCGGCGGCGGGCAAATCGAATGTTGACGACCTGCCTACGGGAAAGGCGTTTCTTGCGCATCCCGGTTATGACGACTTCTGGCAGTCGCGTGCCGTGCAACCGCACCTCGATCGCGTCACCGTGCCCACGCTCGAAGTGGGCGGCTGGTGGGACCAGGAAGATATGTGGGGGCCGCAGGCGGAATACGCCGCGCTCAAACCGCATGACGCGCAGCACGAGGTGTACATCGCGCTTGGGCCCTGGAATCACGGTCAATGGACGCTCACCACGCGGCATCTTGGCGCAGTCGACTTCGGCTCCGCGACCGGCGACTGGTTCCGGCAGCACATCGAGGCGCCATTCTTTGCGCATTATCTTAAGGACCAGCCGGGCTTCGATGCGGAGAGCGCGATCAGCTTCCAGACAGGATCGAATACGTGGAAGCAATACCCGGTGTGGCCGCCGAAACAGGGGATCGTGGAGCGCAATCTTTATCTCGGCACCGATCACGCGCTCAGCTTCGACAGGCCTGCGGCCGCAGAGGCTTTCACGGCATACACGTCCGATCCTGCTTCGCCTGTGAACTATCGCAAGCGGCCGATTGAGGCAACCTATTCCCCGACCGGATCGCACTGGTATTACTGGCTGGTCGAGAATCAGAAGCCGTATGAGACGCGCAGCGATGTGGCCACGTGGAAGACTCCGGTCCTCGATCACGACGTGACCATCACCGGCGATGTGCTGGCCGATATCCTCGCCTCAACCTCGGGCACAGACTCCGACTGGGTGGTGAAGCTCATCGACGAGAACCCGGACGATGCCAGCCTGGGCAACATGGCGGGCTATCAGCTGATGGTGGTCGATGAGATCTTCCGCGGCCGCTATCGCGAGAGCTACGAGCATCCGCAGGCGATCCCGGCAGGCAAGCCGGAGGAGTACAAGTTCAGCCTGCACGGCGCGGACCATGTTTTCAAGCAGGGCCATCGCATCGTGGTGCAGGTGCAGAGCAGCTGGTTCCCGCTCTACGACCGCAATCCGCAGACCTTCGTGCCCAACATCATGAAGGCGAAGCCCTCCGACTACAAGGCTGCCGAACAGCACATCTATGCGAGTTCGCATATCGTGCTGCCGGTAGCGGAATAA
- a CDS encoding nitrite/sulfite reductase gives MTLTTTTPQAAPKETKAQRMERLKREKNPWEIFDEVRAFAREGRASVVPEWANAYFKWWGIYTQGDGAGVTGGKGGEGLATDYFMMRIGLPNGLLTSHQLRIIGNLTKKYARNLADITTRQNIQLHWLTIEDIPEVVDILDRIGLSPKGACGDVVRNVTGCPLAGIDHEELIDASGLAVELAQTLVANPVFYNLPRKFKMSASGCPVWCNYPEINDVAFTAIKNAAGEVGYTVRVGGGLSNEPHLAVKLDAFIRPDQAVVVATAITAIFRDQEVLRESRDRARIKYLFMREKWTAETMLEEIERRLGYKFEAAPQETLPQDVLRDHVGVHRQKQPGLSYVGASVLRGRLTGDQLVAAADLAERFGDGQLRATIMQNLIFVNIRTAETAELVQELGKIGLHVDGTNFWRGAIACTGTEFCKLAISETKGFTRWLVEELEERLPGFDQQIKLHVTGCPNSCGQHWIADIGLEGKKIKHEGKLVDAFYFCVGGAVGAHAAIARPVGYRVPATEVPEALTRLLSSYLDERNEGENLRSYFSRHDADAIRARLAGEVLAPVVRDAATRPGFGD, from the coding sequence ATGACGCTGACCACAACGACCCCGCAGGCCGCCCCCAAAGAGACCAAAGCCCAGCGCATGGAGCGCCTTAAGCGCGAGAAGAATCCCTGGGAGATCTTCGACGAAGTCCGCGCCTTCGCCCGCGAGGGCCGCGCCAGCGTGGTCCCCGAGTGGGCCAACGCCTATTTCAAGTGGTGGGGCATTTACACGCAGGGCGATGGCGCCGGTGTCACAGGCGGCAAAGGCGGCGAGGGTCTGGCCACCGACTACTTCATGATGCGCATCGGCCTGCCCAACGGCCTGCTCACCTCGCACCAGCTCCGCATTATCGGCAACCTTACCAAGAAGTACGCCCGCAACCTCGCCGATATCACCACGCGGCAGAATATCCAGCTTCACTGGCTCACCATCGAAGACATCCCGGAAGTCGTCGACATCCTCGACAGGATCGGCCTCTCGCCCAAGGGCGCCTGCGGCGACGTGGTCCGCAATGTGACCGGCTGCCCGCTCGCCGGCATTGACCACGAAGAGCTCATCGACGCCTCCGGCCTGGCGGTGGAGCTCGCGCAGACGCTGGTTGCCAATCCCGTGTTCTACAACCTGCCGCGCAAGTTCAAGATGTCCGCCTCCGGCTGCCCGGTCTGGTGCAACTATCCGGAGATCAACGACGTTGCCTTCACGGCCATCAAGAACGCAGCCGGCGAAGTCGGCTATACCGTCCGCGTCGGCGGCGGCCTCTCGAATGAGCCGCATCTTGCCGTGAAGCTCGATGCCTTCATCCGCCCGGATCAGGCGGTGGTCGTGGCGACCGCGATCACCGCGATCTTCCGCGACCAGGAAGTGCTGCGCGAGAGCCGTGACCGCGCCCGCATCAAGTACCTCTTCATGCGCGAAAAGTGGACCGCCGAAACGATGCTCGAGGAAATAGAGCGCCGTCTCGGTTACAAATTCGAGGCCGCTCCGCAGGAAACCCTGCCGCAGGATGTGCTGCGCGATCACGTGGGCGTCCACCGGCAGAAGCAGCCCGGGCTCAGCTATGTCGGCGCCTCGGTGCTGCGCGGCCGCCTCACCGGCGACCAGCTTGTGGCGGCCGCCGATCTTGCCGAGCGCTTCGGCGACGGCCAGCTGCGCGCCACGATCATGCAGAACCTGATCTTCGTGAATATCCGCACGGCGGAGACCGCGGAACTGGTACAGGAGCTGGGCAAGATCGGCCTGCATGTGGACGGCACGAACTTCTGGCGCGGCGCCATTGCCTGCACCGGCACCGAGTTCTGCAAGCTGGCCATCAGCGAGACCAAGGGCTTCACGCGCTGGCTGGTCGAGGAGCTCGAGGAGCGCCTGCCCGGCTTCGATCAGCAGATCAAGCTGCACGTGACCGGCTGCCCCAACAGCTGCGGCCAGCACTGGATTGCCGATATCGGATTGGAAGGCAAGAAGATCAAGCATGAGGGCAAGCTGGTCGATGCCTTCTATTTCTGCGTTGGCGGAGCGGTCGGCGCGCATGCCGCGATTGCACGGCCGGTCGGCTATCGCGTGCCTGCGACCGAGGTTCCGGAGGCGCTTACCCGCCTGCTTTCGTCGTACCTCGACGAGCGCAACGAAGGCGAGAACCTGCGCAGCTACTTCTCGCGCCACGATGCCGATGCCATTCGCGCACGGCTGGCCGGTGAAGTTCTCGCACCCGTTGTTCGCGACGCCGCAACCCGTCCCGGCTTCGGCGACTGA
- a CDS encoding YraN family protein, translating into MFLLNLLDRTLSLLDRLALRRGDAEQQTEHLVTGQRGEQAAFFYLRRLGYLITARRWRSSRVRGDLDLVGWEKDTLCFIEVKTRSTRAVAPAEASVDSQKQKVLSRLAFQYLSQLQMEKIPVRFDIVSVYFEAGTATQFELFRGAFDWQ; encoded by the coding sequence ATGTTTCTCCTGAATCTTCTCGATCGCACCCTCTCGCTTTTGGATCGCCTCGCGCTGCGGCGTGGAGATGCGGAACAGCAGACCGAACATCTGGTCACAGGGCAGCGCGGCGAGCAGGCTGCCTTTTTTTACCTGCGACGTCTGGGTTATCTGATTACGGCACGGCGCTGGCGCTCCTCGCGTGTGCGCGGCGATCTCGATCTGGTCGGCTGGGAGAAAGATACGCTGTGCTTCATTGAAGTGAAGACGCGCAGTACGCGAGCAGTGGCTCCGGCTGAGGCTTCCGTAGATTCGCAGAAACAGAAGGTTCTTTCTCGGCTGGCCTTTCAGTATCTGTCGCAGTTACAAATGGAGAAGATCCCGGTGCGCTTCGATATCGTGTCTGTCTATTTCGAGGCAGGAACGGCAACGCAGTTCGAGCTATTTCGCGGGGCTTTCGACTGGCAATAA